Part of the Strongyloides ratti genome assembly S_ratti_ED321, scaffold srae_scaffold0000005 genome is shown below.
GGTTAATATCAATAGGAGCAAGAGGTATTTTAGGCTCTTGATTGTTCTTACCTGAAACGTATTCAATTTTCGGATGATATTCATTAATTGCCATAATATAACGTGACATATGATCAGAAGCAGGAGGTCGAGATTCAAGTACATTCTTTAATGGTTTATGATCactataaattataatttcatGTCCAAAAATCCAATGATGAAAGAAACGCAAACTTTTCAAAATTGACTTTAACTCAGTATACAAAGCTGGTTCAGTTCTTGTTAATTTTTCTCTTCTTTTGCTGTAGTATCTAAAGGTTGAAATTTCTTTTCTTCATTTAACTGTCCAAGTTTCCAGCAAATGCATCTGCTGATGCATCAGtatataagtaaaattttttagaaacaTCAGGAATACGTAAAACAGCCTTTTTGAGTAATTCTTTAGCTTTGTTGAAAGCTTCTTTTTGAGGTTCTTCTCAAGAATAAGATTGAGGACGAGTTAAAAGTTGTTCTATTGAAGCAATGTTTGGTAAAAATGAtctgaaaaaatttaacttgcTTAGAAAACGTTTAATTGATTTCATGCTTTTCGGACGAGGATATTCAACAATGGATTTAGTTGAAGTTTCACAACGATAATATTTTCCTTTTTCAATAATGTGACTAAGATATTTAGTTTGTTTGTTACCAATAGAACATTTCTTTTTGTTCAAAACTAGACCTGCATTTtccaattttaatattattatattaacaatatcCAAGTGATAAGATTGAGGACCAATAGAAAGTACCAAGATATCATCAACATAAATGATAACATTTTCTTCCTCACCCTTTAAAATAAGATCCAATATTCTTTGACATATAGCTGTTGTTGGTTTAAGACCATAAGGCATTCTTTTGAAagcatataaaatattggtTTTTGGGTccctaaaaaaaattaaattttgacTGTCACTAGGTAACGGAATCTGCAAGAGGAATTGtttaatatcaattaatGTAAACCATTCAGAATTAGCTAGCTTATAAACAACATTCTTAAAAATTGGcacataataattaaaattttcaagatGATAATTCAATGGACGTGAATCAATACAAAGTCGAATTGTTCCATCTGGTTTACTAGCAGTTGTTAAATTCagaatgatttttaaaattttcactTCATGtattacataattttttaaccaAGATAAGATGATTTCATGTACTGGAGTTTGTCAACTAATCGGAACttcatatttttcaaattttggAATTTCTCCTTTTACAATTATAGAAGGAGCTTCATGTATACACTTACCAATAATATCATCTTCAAAATCATAGCAACCAAAATCTtcagaaataatattatttatttgataacaAGGATATTCAAAAAGAGGAATTTAACAACCTTTCATAGTTAATTCTCCCAATTCATAAtctaaaatttcttttatttgaGAAAGAAAATCTCTACCAAGTAAACAAGTAAATTTATCAGACGGAATTTCAGAATGTTTGACAATAAAGAATGTTGCGTCATGTAATAACGGACCAATTTTAACACGCAATACAGATTCACCAAGATAAGTAATAGCAGACTTATTCGCACatgatattaaaacattaacaGGATTAAGACAAGCATCAAGTTTGAAATAAAGAGATTCAGACATTAAAGATTTTTCTGCATCAGAATCAAGCATAGACAATACTGTAATATCATTTACAAAATGTATTGGAACTATAAAATCAATAGCATTTCTCGTTCCacactttaaaattttattcattttcaattgcttattattttttttatcagaaGTAACTGTAATATTATTGCATTCGACTTTGGAAATAGAtgtttttttcttatcagaATCATTGCTAGAACAGGAACCTATTTTATGATTCAAAGAACCACATTTAAAACAAGAATTAGTTTTCTTTTTGCATTGTGATTCCACATGACCCActtttttgcaaaaattacatgatttaatttcatttgaAGAAAAAGGTATATGAGTGAttcctttatttttaacatttttattgattTTATCCATTGCCAAGGCCGTACACATTTCTGTTATAAGATCTCTAATTGATCTATTACCTAAAGAAAACCCAACTACATTTgctaacattttattatgatGAATTAAAGTGATAATTCTAGTATGTATTTCATAACTAACTTCTTCTTCATCCAACTTTGGGTGTGCAGTTTTAACAAAACTAGCCAACTTCAGAAGTGATTGTTCAAGATTTTCTACAGAAtctgttttaattttaaaacatatttatctTCTTAAAGCATACTCTCTATCATAAGAATCATTATAGTTTCTTTCAAATAATCTAACAGATCTTctaaattatcaatatttaattttctgATTTCTTTGACTActtgtaaatttaatttaaataacaatatgTCAAGTTTTTCTTCTTCAAGTACCTTATCTAATTTAAAAGCACATTCAGCTTGATAGATCCATGTCGCAGCATCTATCTGCTTTAAATCAAAGATCGGAATATCTTTTACATAGTGATTGGTCATCTTGCTTTAATTTAATGCCAtcaatttttcaaattttttgatgATATTTTCTTGttctattaaattattattatatacgTTTGCAGATTTTTCTTCTTCAAACGTTGAATTAAGCTCAACACGTAACTTATCTGCGTATTGacaaatttgaaaaattttactaaCTGGATCCCACTTTTTTGCTATAACTAATTCCCAAGTTTCACCAATAACACCTTCACTTATTTTACCAAATCGGGTAactaatatatcttttatttgttgataaatgttattttgtTCAGCACTTATTTCACCACTTAACATTTACAGATACTATTGTCTTTAGGAGCCTTACCAGTAATTTATATGGCTCCATAGTAGTTTCCTTGTTAAATGTGTCTGAAGAGTTCCtctttttttcaattttctGACGGATTTCaagtaatttatataaaataaactgATGCTTTGactctaaaaatataaaaacattaaaatatatcaaaaaagaattaacTGAATCATTACTTATAATTTAACCACATTTATATAACTTAAAATCATCCATATTTTCATCACATAGcttttttctttcttattGCTCAATCACAATagggaaaaaaaatttgttgtccttcttgtaatttttttgataaaatcaATAAATCTCTcgtcatttaataaaaatttaatttcacATGGATTAATCAACTAATTAAACTGTGGTAATGAATAATGAATAACAGTTGCATATCGTCTTGctctttaattatttaaagcaCGCCTTTGATTATAGTTTGCAAACATTTGATGCATAATACCAATCATATAAGTTCCACTGTCAGAAaaataagttataaaaagataaacaCTTGAATCGTTGAAtcttacatttttatttgattcaCAGAAATAAtccataaaatttttaacaattattcTAAATCctaattctatttttaatgtaatttctttatcaaatattttttgtggCGATTTAACAAATTGAgacataataatattatgtaaaaGTTTTACTTTCATTTctgaaaatttaattttatattgttgGCTTATTTCTGAAGATTTTACAACCAAATTAAGAAGCACAAAGATGGCGTACCTTATGGCCACCTGTTTTGGTTCGGCCGAAGTTTCTTGTTCGGCTACTATCTCCGAATGGGGATAGCTAgcaataaaattacaaaagtTAGCGTCATAGAACTTATTGAAAGAATAaacaaaacaatttattattaacaacaCTTAAGCATCCAGAAAATTATGCAAGTTTCTATTATCCTCTCTACGCTTTTCTTTTTACACCCACTACATtctttaataacaataaacaTAATATAGCAATATTCATACATTTTCCAATGCCCACGGCATGTCTTATTGATAGTCCCCGCCCTTCGCTTCTCACGGCCGCTGAGTCGGAGGGGCCTCTGATTCTTTTCACGAAGGGCTCTTCATATCTTTTTCACAGCTAGActatttttatcttcatGATTCTTAACATTTGTAGCGGTTTCTGTATATCTCGGTGGAACCTCTTTATGGCCACCTGTTTTGGTTCAGCTGAGGCTCCTTGTTCGGCTACTATCTCCGAATGGAGATAGCTAgcaataaaattacaaaagtTAGCGTCATAGAACTTATTGAAAGAATAAACAAAGGGATACGAAGGGATCAAAGGAAtgaataatattgttaaaaattaagacTATTTGTTGGAGACAACGCCTTCAGGCATATGTATATAAACCTCATCTTTATTGAGGATGAGGTAGTTCTTGTTTTGATTGTCTACTTTTAATGCTAAATAAATAGTTGACATGGGGGTTCCACCGTTACGAAACCGCTACCCACACTATGAAACCGTAAgttttatctatatatattaagtCCCCATactaaaaacaaaaatattgatatctCTCCAAATTATTGCTCTATTATATGAATCTTTCAACCATTCTTGGAGTAAGAGCTTTAGAAAACTTTCATTTCTATATGAActtctaaaatttttgtatgaTCACGAAATGTTTTCATCTTGAATGAATTCCTTTCCTTTTGATCAGATAATTagtatattttcattttatatgacattctaaaactttttttttgtaagattaccaataattttttttttatctgaatttctataatttttgGTAAGATCcttaatatattcatttttttcaatgaatttctaaattttttttgtaagatcac
Proteins encoded:
- a CDS encoding Zinc finger, CCHC-type domain and Aspartic peptidase domain-containing protein — encoded protein: MLSGEISAEQNNIYQQIKDILVTRFGKISEGVIGETWELVIAKKWDPVSKIFQICQYADKLRVELNSTFEEEKSANQIDAATWIYQAECAFKLDKVLEEEKLDILLFKLNLQVVKEIRKLNIDNLEDLLDYLKETIMILMIEKNLEQSLLKLASFVKTAHPKLDEEEVSYEIHTRIITLIHHNKMLANVVGFSLGNRSIRDLITEMCTALAMDKINKNVKNKGITHIPFSSNEIKSCNFCKKVGHVESQCKKKTNSCFKCGSLNHKIGSCSSNDSDKKKTSISKVECNNITVTSDKKNNKQLKMNKILKCGTRNAIDFIVPIHFVNDITVLSMLDSDAEKSLMSESLYFKLDACLNPVNVLISCANKSAITYLGESVLRVKIGPLLHDATFFIVKHSEIPSDKFTCLLGRDFLSQIKEILDYELGELTMKGC